In Aspergillus luchuensis IFO 4308 DNA, chromosome 1, nearly complete sequence, the following are encoded in one genomic region:
- a CDS encoding uncharacterized protein (COG:S;~EggNog:ENOG410Q1V1;~SECRETED:SignalP(1-20);~antiSMASH:Cluster_1.7): MKFTVGSAMVATTFLSAANAAFPSIPNIPETCLEIPQVIGNKPLQLLSYFHKEVCEKNCTATINQHNQYLQESVFPQIMKDLDQKLDVPASEQASFQKIQTQINSAIEKDCKSEGDKPLCNDLEGLASYGLCALKASQPIILNNIGQLQGSVNITDADCTKIKQIDSDATVWQKTLPGYIDKFAQECESEKSN, translated from the coding sequence ATGAAGTTCACTGTCGGTTCTGCTATGGTGGCTACCACCTTCCTCTCGGCTGCGAACGccgctttcccctccatccccaacatccccgagACCTGCTTGGAGATCCCCCAGGTCATTGGCAACAAGCCTCTCCAGCTGCTCTCCTACTTCCACAAGGAGGTCTGTGAGAAGAACTGCACTGCCACCATCAACCAGCACAACCAGTACCTCCAGGAGTCGGTCTTCCCCCAGATCATGAAGGATCTGGACCAGAAGCTGGACGTGCCCGCCTCTGAGCAGGCctctttccagaagatccAGACTCAGATCAACTCCGCCATCGAGAAGGACTGCAAGTCTGAAGGCGACAAGCCTCTGTGCAATGACCTCGAGGGTCTGGCCAGCTACGGCCTCTGCGCGCTCAAGGCTAGCCAGCCCATCATCTTGAACAACATTGGCCAGCTCCAGGGCTCCGTGAACATCACCGACGCCGACTGCACCAAGATCAAGCAGATCGACTCCGATGCGACTGTCTGGCAGAAGACCCTGCCCGGTTACATTGACAAGTTCGCTCAGGAGTGTGAGAGCGAGAAGTCGAACTAG